The Deinococcus puniceus genome segment GCTCCGGCGAGGGCTTCGGCCAACTGGCGGGCGCGGCGGTGGTCTTCTTTCAGCAGCGCGGGGCCGTCTTGCAGGGCCACCAACGCGGCAGCGGCCAAAATTCCAGCCTGACGCATGCCCCCGCCCATCATCTTGCGGTAGCGGTGCGCCTGTGCCATCTGCGCCTTACTGCCCACCAGCACGCTGCCCACGGGCGCACCCAGCCCTTTGCTGAGGCATACGCTGACCGTATCGAACTGGCCCGTAATATCGGATAGCGGCACATCCAGCGCGGCGGCAGCGTTGAAGACCCGTGCGCCGTCCAGATGCAGCGGCAAGCCTTCCTGATCGGCCACAGCGCGGATTCCAGCCAAGACCTCCAGCGGAATGACCGTGCCCCCCGCCTTGTTGTGCGTGTTCTCCAAGCTGATGAGACCGCTAGGAGACTGGTGAATGCTGCGGCGCACGGCGGCCCGCACTCCTTCGGGGTCAGGAATGCCCAGCGGCGCGTGCACGAAGCGCGGCACCACGCCACTGAACGCGGCCATCATGCCCAGTTCCCATTCGTAAATGTGGCTGCCTTCCGCACAGATCACTTCATGCCCGCGCTGGGTGTGCAGCGCGATTGCCACCTGATTGGTCATCGTGCCAGACGGCATGAACAATCCCGCCTCGTGTCCGGTCAGGCGGGCCACTTCCTGTTGCAGGGCGTTCACGGTGGGGTCTTCGCCGTACACGTCGTCGCCCACCGCCGCCGCCGCCATCGCCGCCCGCATCTGGGGCGTGGGCGTGGTCACAGTGTCGGAGCGCAGATCGGCAATCAGGGGAGCAGGGGGCATAGGGGGAGTCTAGAGGGAAGAACCGTGAGTGGTAAGTGGTCAGTAGTGAGTGGGAAATGCATCACACTGAGTAGCTTCCAACTCTTTTGCTCTTCCCACTGACCACTCCCCACTCACCAGCTGTGCAGCGCCCGCACTGTAAGGCCATGAGTTGCCCCCCCGCCGCGCAGCCGTCATGATGGCGGGGTATGCGTGACCCCGCGTTGGACGCTGTGATGGAAGCCCTGAAAACCGTGAACGACCCGGAATTGCACCGCGATCTGGTGTCGCTGGGCATGATCGAACGGGCCGAAGTGTCGGGCGGTGTGGCCGCCGTGAAGGTCAACCTGACCACGCCCGCCTGCCCGCTGAAAGGCAAGATCGAGGGAGACGTGCGTGAAGCCGTGATGGCCGTGCCCGGAATCACCGATGTCGTCGTGACCTTTGGCGCGATGGTGCGTGCCCCCTCTCAGCCTGCCTTGCCCGGTGTAAAACATGTGCTGCTGGTGGGCAGCGGCAAAGGCGGCGTGGGCAAAAGCAGTGTGGCCGTGAATATTGCCGCCGCCCTCGCCCGCGACGGAGCCAAAGTCGGCCTGCTGGACGCCGACGTGTACGGCCCTTCTGTGGCGCACATGATGGGGCAGGGTGCGGCCAAAGTGACCGCCAATGCGGAGCGCAAAATGCAGCCCATCGAGGCGCATGGCGTCCGCTTTATTTCGATGGCGAACCTGTCTCCGGCAGGGCAGGCGCTCGTGTGGCGCGGGCCGATGCTGCATTCTGCGGTGCAGCAATTTCTGAAGGATGCTGCCTGGGGCGACCTCGATTATCTGATCGTGGACTTGCCACCGGGTACGGGCGACGTGCAACTCAGCCTCACGCAGACTGTGCAAGTCACCGGGGCTGTGATCGTGACGACGCCGCAGGACGTGGCTCTCATTGACGCGGCGCGGGCCATCGATATGTTCCGCAAAGCCAGTGTGCCCGTGCTGGGCATCGTGGAAAACATGAGCTACTTCGTGGCCCCCGATACCGGCCTGACCTACGACCTGTTTGGGCGCGGCGGCTCGCGCAAACTGGGAGCGGAACACTTGCTGCTGGGCGAAGTGCCGATAGACATGGAAGTCCGCAAGGATTCCGACGCGGGCGTGCCTGCGGTGTTGGCGCACCCGGATTCGGTGGCGTCGGCGGCCCTGACCCAGATTGCCCGCAACCTTGCCGGACAGGTCAGCGTGCGCTCTATGGCGCAGTCGTTGCAGCAGTCTCTGGCCGACCTGCCCGACCAACTGACCGTCGTATGAGCCTCGCCGCCGCTCCTTTCACTTCGCTGCCAACGCCGCTTCCCGCCCCGGAGCGCACCAAGACGCGCCTGCTGGAACTGATCAAGCGGCACGGCCCCCAGACCGCGCAGGACTTGGCCTACAAGCTGGAAGTCAGCGTGCCCGCCGCCCGCCGCCACCTGTGTGACCTGCAAGACGGCGGCCTGATCGAGTCGCGCACCGAGCGCCCCGGCGGACGCGGACGGCCCCAACACGTGTTCGCCCTCACCGATCAGGGCGAGGCGTCGTTTCCCAAAACCTATTCGGGCCTGTGTGTAGATGTGCTGAGGCATGTGCAGCAACTCTTCGGGCAGGGCGCGGTGATGCAGGTGTTCGATGCCCGCAGCGCCGAAATCGCCGCCCGTCTTCAGGCCGAGGTGCCGCTGTCTGCACCCCTGCCCGTGCGGGTGCAGGCCTTTGTGCGCGTGCTGTGCGAAATGGGCTTTGACGCCGTGCTGGAGCAGGACGGAGACACGTGGCTGGTCAGCAAACGTAACTGCCCCAACCTGACCGTGGCGCGGCAATTTCAGGAACTCTGCGTCAGTGAACTGACTATGTACCAAACGCTCTTGGGCGTGCCGATGACCCGTGAAACGCGGATCGCCTGCGGCCAAAGCACTTGCCTGTACCGGATCGGCCCCTGACCATGCCGCCGTCGCCGCCCACCAGTGTACCGGGTGGGGCCCATCTGCCCGCCAACGACACGCCCGCTGGCACGGCGCAGATGCTGCCGCCGCTGCATAGTTTGGTGGCGTGGCCCCCCGCCGAACTGGACGGCTGGCTGCGCCGTACCCAAGAGCGCCTGAACGTGCGGGCCTTCGGGTTGCCGCACCTGAACTTACGCGCCCCGTTCCGCACGCCGCTGGGCAGCCGCGATCTGGTCAGCGTTTTTCGTCACCTGCTGGCCGAAACCCCGCCCTTTGAAGTGCAGATTCTGGGCTGGAAACAGCTTCCCAACGCCCTGATGTTGGAGTGCGAGCGCCCGCCCGAACTGCTGGCCCTGCATCGCCGCGCCCTCGGTGCCGTGCCCAGTTCTCAGGCTCCTTACGACGGCGATTCCTACATGCCGCACCTGACCTTGGCCTTAGGCATTTTGCCTTGGGCCGAAGCGCACCTCTGGGAAGAAGTGCGCCACCTGACGCCGCCTGTGTCGCACTTTACGGTTACGGCCCTGAGTCTGACGCGGGAAATGCGGGGGGAAGTGCAGGAGCTGCATACCTTTCCGCTTGGGGAGCGGGGGATCGTCTGAGGGTCTAGGGTCGAAGGAAAAGCGAAAGCAAGGGCTAGAGCTTCTGTTTTCAATACCGACAACAGCGAACGTGGATCGGAGAACGTGGCAACCAAACCACAATCTCCGATCCACGATCTACTTTCTAGCTCTACTTCTGCTTACCCTTACACACTCACGGGCAGCTTCAGCATTCCCGCCAAGGCGTCCATAAAGCCGTCGAATCCGGCGAAATCGAGTTGCTGCTCGTTGTCGCTCAGCGCCGTAGCGGGGCTGGGGTGAACTTCGATGTGGATGCCGTCTGCGCCGACAGCGAGGGCAGCCTTCGCCAGCGGAATCAGCAGGTCGCGGCGGCCCGCAGCGTGGGTCACATCTACGATCACGGGCAGGTGGGTTTCTTGCTTGGCAAGAGCCACTGCCGACAAATCGAGGGTGTTGCGCGTCCACTTTTCGAAGGTACGAATGCCGCGCTCGCACAAGATGACTTCGTTGTTGCCTTCCGACAGGATGTATTCGGCGGCGTAGAGCCACTCTTCGATGGTGGCGCTCAGGCCGCGCTTCAGCAGCACGGGGCGGCGGGAACGGCCCACTTCGCGCAGCAGGGCAAAGTTGTGCATGTTGCGTGCGCCCACTTGCAAAATATCGGCGTGTTCGGCCACCACTTCTACGTCGCGGGTGTCCATCACTTCGGTAATGAACAGCATGCCGTTGTCGCGGGCGGCGCGGCCCCCGATGATCAGGCCGTCCACGCCCATGCCCTGAAAGCCGTAAGGGCTGGTGCGGGGCTTGTACGCGCCGCCGCGCAAGATTTTCACGCCTTTGCCTGCCAAGAACGCGGCGGTCTGATCCATCTGCTCTTCGGATTCGATAGAGCAGGGGCCAGCGATGATGGTGGGGGGCGCACTCCCACCGATCTGCACGCCGTCGATTTCCAGCACGGTGTCGTCACGCTTGACCTTGCGCGACACCAAGAGCTGCTTCTTGTCATTGCTCTCTTCCAGATCAAGGCTGGCCTTGAAGATTTCCTTGAAGATGGCCTTCACGGCGGCTCCGGTGAAGGGGCCGGGATTCAGCGCCTCCATTTCCTTAAGCTGCTTGTCTTCGCGGGCGGGGTCGTAGTGGTGTGGGCGGCCTTCCTGCGTCTTGGCGTGGCCTATCTGGGCCACCACTTCGCCGCGCCTAGACAGCAAAACCAGTAGGTCACGGTTGATCTGATCCACCTCGGCGCGGAGGTCTTCGATGGAGCGGTGCGGTTGTGTCATAGCGTCAGTGTAGGAAACTGAGCCGCAGGGGGGAGCGGGGCGTGCTAGTCAATTGAAAAGAGTTGTCCAAGTGTGGCCTGCCAAACACGGTTTTCTTACTCTGACGCTCCGGTTTGCCCGGCGTCTGGAGTATTGACCATATGTGCCGCCACCCGCGTCAGGGCCGCGTAAAACTCCTGCGCGTCGGCGGTAGCGATGCTGGGGGTGGCCCGCAGCGCCGCGTTCATGCACGCCAGCCACGCCCGCCCCCGTTTGGGGGTAATGACGTGGGGCAAGTGCCGCGCCCGCAACCGGGGATGGCCGTAGCGTTCGTGGTACAGCGGTGGGCCACCCAAAAACCCGGTCAGGAATGCCAGTTGCTTTTCGGCGGTTTCGGTCAGGTCGGTAGGGAAAATGGGGGCCAAATCGGGGTGTTGGGCCACCAATTCATAAAAGCGCGTGACAAGTTCGGCCAACGCTTCCGGCCCGATTCGGTCATACAGCGTGCCTCCGGGCGTGAGTTGCAAGGTGGGGGGAATGACGGTCATACGGGCAGGGTAGCGCGTGGGACAGACTTCAAGCCCTCAGGCCTTCCCAATTCGCCACAACAGCAAAAAGGCTCCAGCAAATGCCAGAGCCTCTCAAGAATTTGGGTCGAATGAGGCCAGAGCCTCAGCTCCAGTTCCACACCGTGGGTTCGTACTCGAAGGCCCCGCCGATCATGCGGCGAATGTGGCCCAGCGCGTGAAACGGGAAGTGGTAGCCCGTGACCCACAGTCCTTCCGTGGTGGCCTGATCGAACAGGCGCTGACGGGTGCGGGCCGCCAGTGCGCCGTCGGTGTCGAAGCCCACGTAAGCGCCCCGGTGCTTCAGGCTGATCAGGAAGTGTCCGGCGGCGTCTCCGAAGACCAGCAGGCCCGCGTTGCCGCTCTGGGCACGCACACTGAGGTGATTAAGTGTGTGGCCGGGGCTGGCAATCGCCGTCAGACCGGGCACGATTTCGGCTCCCGGCTGAATCAGCGTAAAGCGGTCTTTCAGGCCGATCAGGTTGGCCTGCACGGAGGCGTTGGGGTTGGCCTGAGTCGTCCAGAACTGGAATTCTCCCGCGCCCATGACGTGCCGCGCCTGCGGGAAGTTGGACTGCCCGCCCGTAGTCAGGCCGCCGATATGGTCGCCGTGCCCGTGCGTAATGAACACGGTGTCGATGGTGGCCGGATCAATGCCCGCCCGCCGGATGTTGGCGAGCGTCTGGCCTGTCGCGCCACCGCGCCCCGTGTCGATCAGCACGCGGTTTTTGCCCGTTTCGATAATGGTAGGGTTGAAGTGGTTGACCGTGTTGGTGGCGGCCACATGGTATTCGGCCAGCGTGGCGGCAAACTCGGCCTGACGGTCAGGATTCGCGCCCCAAGTGGGCAAAAGGGCGGCCAGCGGAGCCGTGCCGTCGCTGAGAACGATAACGGTCATATCTCCGATCTTCTGGCGGTAAAAGCCGTTGCCGTTGACGAAAGCGGTGGGTGCGGGCGGCGCGGCGGGGGTGGCCGGGGCAGCAGGCGTGGTGGTTTGCGCGAGGGCCAGCGGCGAGGCGGCGGCCACCACTCCAGTCAGGCCCAAGAGTTGCAGGGCGCGGCGGCGATCTACGGAAGCGGCGGGCAAGATGATTTGATCGTCAGACATGGGAAACCTCCGGCGAGTGGGCCAAGTGAAGGAGCAGCATTCGGTCTGTGCCAGATAGACGCCGCAACAGGTGGGGCCATCCAGATTGGAGTGAAATTACCTTTCAACGTTGAACGATAAATTCTCAATCAAAAGTATTCAGGCATACGCTGAACATTTGGCGGAGGTTTAGAAATGGGGGTTGTAGCCCTTTAGCTCCGGCTTTGGCCTTCCCCGCGCACCACCCATTTGGTGGTGGTCAGTTCGCGCAGACCCATCGGCCCCCGCGCATGCAGCTTTTGCGTGCTGATCGCCACTTCTGCGCCCAACCCCAGTTGCCCGCCATCGTTGAACCGGGGGCTGGCGTTGACCATCACGGCGGCGCTGTCTACGTCCTGCACGAAGCGTTCGGCCTGAGCGGGGTCACGGGTGAGGATCACGTCGGTGTGGTTGCCGTGCAGGGCGATAAAATCCAGCGCCTCTTCCATGCCCTCAACCACCCGAATGCTGGCGGTGAGGGCTAGAAACTCGGTGCAGTAGTCGGCGTCGGTGGCGGGTTGGGCCTGTACGCCAGCGGCTTGAAGACTATCGGTTTGAAGAACGGCCAACGCTTCGGCATCGGCCCGCAGATCTACGCCGTGTGCCGCGAGGTCTTGGGCAATGGCGGGCAGGGCAGGCAGCGCGGCGCGGGCCACCAGTAAGGTATCCAGCGCGTTGCAGGCACTCGGCTTCTGCACCTTGGCGTTGCGAATAATCTGCACGGCCAGTTCTACATCTGCCGGGTCTTGGGTAAAGCTGGCGTCCAGATACACATGCACCACGCCGATGCCGCCCACGATGACGGGCACAGTGGCGTTCTCGACGCAGTAGCGGTGTAACCCCGCACCACCACGCGGAATAATGGCATCTACGAGGGTATCGAGCCGGAGCAGTTCGCGCATCCGCTCGCGGGCCGGGTCATGGATCACCTGCACGGCGTCGGCGGGAAGGTTCTGGGCGTGCAGGGCGGCATGAATGGCCTCTTCCAGCGTCGCGTTGCTGAACACGGTCTCCTTGCCGCCGCGCAGAATCACGGCGTTGCCGCTCATCAGGGCCAGCGCCGCCACGTCTACGGTCACGTTAGGGCGACTCTCGTAAATCACGCCCAGTACGCCTAAAGGCACGCGCCGCCTAGAGACGCGAATGCCGCTGGGTTGTACTTCTTCGGGCGTGGTTTCGCCCACCGGATCGGGCAGGGCGGCCACTGCTTCCACATCGGCGGCGATGGCTTCCAGCGAGGCGGCAGAGAGCCTCAGGCGGTCTACCATGTGCGCGGGCAATTCGGCGGCCTGTGCAGCGGCGATGTCCTGCGCGTTGGCGGCCAGAATGCCTGCCTGCCGCGCCCGCAACTCGGCGGCGATGGCGTGCAGCGCGGCCACCTTCTGCGCGGTGGGCAGAGAACGCAGCACCCGCCCAGCGGCCCGCGCCCGCACGCCCATCTCGTGTACCGATGTGTTTGCTGTGTTGCCTGCTGCCTCAACCGCCGTCATGGGGGTAGCGTAACAGGGTGGGGGCGTCTAGGGGGCCAAAGGTCTAGGGTCTAAACAGGGCAATCGCTTTGCTCCCTCACCCGCTCTGCTAGCGCAGCTCTGCGAGTCCCCGGCCCTCCCTCCTCCCTTCGGGCTGTACCAGTCAAGGGTGAGGAGCTAAACAAAGCCCTTTGCTCTTGCTGTTAGCCCCCGCCCCTTGCGGGAGACTCGCAGAGCAGTGGTCTGGGGAGAGGAGTTGAATGAGCGCCAGCGATTGCCCTGCTTAGACCCTTAGACGCCCTTCAAGCTCCCCGCAAACTTCACCCCAATACCCGCACCAGCGGTTCCAACTCTTCCAGATGAAAGCGGTGGCCTGTGGCGTGCGCCAGTTGCCGCACCAGACGGCGGGCGGGCAGAGACGATAGATTCAGACTGGTGGCCCCCGTAGACGTGATCTGGGCGCGGCCTGTCAGGTCGATGACCGTGTGGTACGGCTGCACCAGTCCGGCGGGCAAACTCCCACCCGTGAGCACGATCAGGTCGGCGCGTTCGGTCAGGGTACTCAATGAGGAGTCGCGGCGGCTCATGGCAAAGCTTCGCACTCCGGCGGGCAGGTCACGGGCGGCGCGTTCGGCATCGGGAGAACTGTCGGCCACCACACCCACATCGGTAAAACCGAGGCGCGAGAGGGGCAGGGCGCGGGCCAGATCGTCGGCGGTGTTGCCCAGCAGGACGGCACTTGCGCCGCGTGCCGCGTAGCCGGTGGCCTCCAGCGCGTCCATCAGCGCCCCGGTCAGCGCATACGCGCCGTGACTGCCGCCAGTGCCAAAGCCACCCGTGAACGACACGGCGTCTACGCGCCCCACTCGCCGGGCGTCGGCGTCGGGGGTCACGGCCCCCAGCACCGCTTCTTCATGAGAAGGGCCAACCAACGCCCCACAAAACCGGAGGGTATGGCAGGCGTCCAGCACGGCCTTCAAGTCGGTATCGGGCACGCCCACCGCCACGATGCCCAGTTCACGAAAGGCGCGGGCGGCCCCCGCAGGCACACCGATCAGGGCAAGGGGCGCGGCGTCGGCATGGGCAGGCATCGGGGAGCAGTGTAGCAAGGGCGACTGTAGCAAGGTGCCTCCGCCGCAATCGCGCACCCCCTCTGCTGAGGCTGCCGCATACTGAACAGATGGTTCGTCTTGCCCCCCATAGATCAATGCAGAGCCGATCAGTCCAGCCCCGATCAATGGTCTTTGTAGCTGTAGCCCTCGCCAGCCTCGCACTAACAGGCTGTGCGCCCGCCTCTACAACAGGAATGACCGCCAACGCTGCGGCCAACCCCGCGCCCATTCCCAATGCCATAGACATTCCGGCCACTGGAGAAACCCGCGCCGCCCTCGTGATTTATCCGGGAGCCGCTGTTGCCCCCGAAGCGTACCGCTGGCTAGGAGATGCACTGGCAAGCCGGGGCATCCGCACCGTCATCGTGCGCTTTCCGCTGAATCTGGCCGTGCTGGAACCCAACCGGGCAAGCGGCGTGATTCAGGCGCTTGGCTTGCCCGCAGGCCGGGTCTTTCTGGCAGGCCACAGCCTCGGCGGAGCCATGGCCGCGCAGTTTTTGGCGGGTCAGGGGGCTGGGCAAGTGGCCGGGCTGATCTTGCTGGGAGCCTATCCTGCCGGAAATATCAGCCTGCGCGGGCAAGCTCTGGCGGTGCTGAATCTGGCCGCGCAAAATGACGGCCTCAGCACACTACCCGAAGTGCAGAGCAGCCTGCCGCGCCTGCCCGAAAGCACCCGGTTGGTGGTGCTGCCGGGAGCCGTCCACGCCGATTTCGGACGCTACGGCGAGCAGCGGGGCGATGGCCAGCGCAGCACTGCCCGCGAGGTGACTGAAGCGGCGATTGTCGGGGAAGTGGCCGGGTTTATTGAAGGGGCAGCGCGGTAAACCGGGCGATCAGAGGCCGCCTCAAAGGTCAGGCCACTGCCCAGCCAGAGTCGAAACGGTAGACCGCGTAGACCAAACGGGATTCAAATTCACCGCTCTCAGCACACAGAAACACGTCTTGGCCTGTGGCCTCGGTCAGAATCTTCAGCAAGCGGGTCAGGCGGGCAAAAGCAGCCTCGTCGGGCACGTCCAGCGGGTGCAGGGTGGCCTCCATTGGGTCTAGGCCAAAGTTGAGGAAAAAGACGACTTGCAAGGCACCTTGACTGCCCGGACAAGGCGTATCGGCGTGAAACTCGGCTATCGGGTCATCTTCCCCACCCGTTGCCAAGAGTTCTATCCCGGCCAGATCGGGCAGCGGGGCGGGTTCGCCACCGATCAGGAAAGCGCAGGGGAAGGCCCGGTCTTGCGCGTGCATGGCGCGGAGCCACGCGGGGGCGTCCATGCCAAAGCTCCAGAGATTGAGGAGGGAGCCGTCCCAGTCGAATGCATCGGCCAAGTCTGCCCGCTTCATGGCCGCACCCGCTCTGCCCCCGAATACACCGTCAGGCGGTCTGCCCGCGCCCAGCCGCACAAAGTAAGCCCGAAGGTGGAGGCAGTTTCGGCGGCGAGGCTGGTGGCCGCGCCCACCGTGACCACCACCGCCACGCCGCCCATCACTGCCTTTTGCACGATCTCGAATCCGGCGCGGCTGCTGACCACCAGAATGCTGTCTGATACGGACTTGCTCTGATTCCCGAACATCCGTAAAGGCACCGGATGTTCAGCAAACGCCGCCAGCCCGTCCTTTTTGCCACTCGCTCCGCTCGGATGATTCTCGCGAATCATCGCAATTTGATATGAGAGCGGCAATAATCCCCGTTCCAGCGCCCAGCCGATCACCTTGTCGGTGGCGTTGTGGCGGCCTATGTCCTCGTAGGCGCAGAGGCACGCCCCATCCGGCCCGAACAGGCCCGCCGCGTGTAGCCCGCCCGACGCCGCGAATCCCGGCTGAAGCGTCTGCAAGCGCCCCGGCAATCCGGCCAGAAACGCGGCGCTGAGCGGGCCACCCGTCCAAACGGGTAGGGCCGCCCGCACCGCCAGCCGCTCTATGCTGCCCGTGCCACACACGCCGCACGCGCTGGACGACACGCCCAACCGCGCCCCCGCCGCCAACCGCTCATGCTCGGGCGTGTGCAGCCCCATCACGTTCGGATTTTCGGGGTCAGGTTCCAACTGTGGCGTCCCCAGCCACAGCCCTTCTGCCAGCAGCCAGCCGCGCACCAGTTCGGCGTCGGCTCCGGGCGTTCTCATCAGAATACCCAGCGTGACCGGGCCAGACGGCGTGTGCAGGCGCACTTCCAGCGGCTCCTCTACGGCTAAAGTCTCCGACTTCTCCCCTGCCCCACTGCCGGAATAGACCGTCGCAGGCCAGTCTGTCAGGGCGGGGCCAGACATCAGCCTTACTCCTCCCCGGCTTCCCGCAAGGCGCGGCCCGCACCCTTCAGCACGCCGAACACTGCGCCCAGTGCCAGTTGCACATCGCGGTCACGCAGCAGGCTCAGCAGTTCGGGCAGGCCGATGCCCCGGTTTCGGGCATTGAATTCAGCGACGTATTTGGCCCCCTCGGTCACGCCCGCGCTCACGGCCTGCCCCAGCACACGCACCTCATCCGGGTTCAGCGCGGAGGCGGTTTTGCCCAGTTCCACCACGTTCTTAATCAGCGTGGTGCTGCTCTCGCCCGCCAGCAGGTGCAGGGCGGAGGCGCTGAGGCCCTCGCCGCCGCGCACCAGCCTCACAAGCACATCTAAAACGCCGTGTTCATGCAGTTCGCGCAGCAGGCGCAGGCTTTCGGCCAACGCTTCGGCAGAGTCGGATACAGAGGCGTCGAGGTGTTCTTGGGGGGTGGGGGGCTGGGGGGTGAATTCTAGGGCTTTGGCCATGTGGGGACTCCGGGTGTGTGGGCGGGATGGTGGAAGGTGAACCCCCCCGTTGCTTTGCAACGCCCCCCCTCAAGGGGAGGACTCAAAGCTGTTGCGCTCCCCTTGAGGGGGGGCTGGCTGCGGAGCAGACTGGGGGTTTTTGGCGGAAACGTCGGCGTGTGAACCCCCCCGTTGCTCGCGCAA includes the following:
- a CDS encoding MBL fold metallo-hydrolase → MSDDQIILPAASVDRRRALQLLGLTGVVAAASPLALAQTTTPAAPATPAAPPAPTAFVNGNGFYRQKIGDMTVIVLSDGTAPLAALLPTWGANPDRQAEFAATLAEYHVAATNTVNHFNPTIIETGKNRVLIDTGRGGATGQTLANIRRAGIDPATIDTVFITHGHGDHIGGLTTGGQSNFPQARHVMGAGEFQFWTTQANPNASVQANLIGLKDRFTLIQPGAEIVPGLTAIASPGHTLNHLSVRAQSGNAGLLVFGDAAGHFLISLKHRGAYVGFDTDGALAARTRQRLFDQATTEGLWVTGYHFPFHALGHIRRMIGGAFEYEPTVWNWS
- a CDS encoding glutamate-5-semialdehyde dehydrogenase, yielding MTAVEAAGNTANTSVHEMGVRARAAGRVLRSLPTAQKVAALHAIAAELRARQAGILAANAQDIAAAQAAELPAHMVDRLRLSAASLEAIAADVEAVAALPDPVGETTPEEVQPSGIRVSRRRVPLGVLGVIYESRPNVTVDVAALALMSGNAVILRGGKETVFSNATLEEAIHAALHAQNLPADAVQVIHDPARERMRELLRLDTLVDAIIPRGGAGLHRYCVENATVPVIVGGIGVVHVYLDASFTQDPADVELAVQIIRNAKVQKPSACNALDTLLVARAALPALPAIAQDLAAHGVDLRADAEALAVLQTDSLQAAGVQAQPATDADYCTEFLALTASIRVVEGMEEALDFIALHGNHTDVILTRDPAQAERFVQDVDSAAVMVNASPRFNDGGQLGLGAEVAISTQKLHARGPMGLRELTTTKWVVRGEGQSRS
- a CDS encoding globin domain-containing protein, whose amino-acid sequence is MTVIPPTLQLTPGGTLYDRIGPEALAELVTRFYELVAQHPDLAPIFPTDLTETAEKQLAFLTGFLGGPPLYHERYGHPRLRARHLPHVITPKRGRAWLACMNAALRATPSIATADAQEFYAALTRVAAHMVNTPDAGQTGASE
- a CDS encoding 2'-5' RNA ligase family protein, whose translation is MPPSPPTSVPGGAHLPANDTPAGTAQMLPPLHSLVAWPPAELDGWLRRTQERLNVRAFGLPHLNLRAPFRTPLGSRDLVSVFRHLLAETPPFEVQILGWKQLPNALMLECERPPELLALHRRALGAVPSSQAPYDGDSYMPHLTLALGILPWAEAHLWEEVRHLTPPVSHFTVTALSLTREMRGEVQELHTFPLGERGIV
- a CDS encoding DUF1641 domain-containing protein, whose amino-acid sequence is MAKALEFTPQPPTPQEHLDASVSDSAEALAESLRLLRELHEHGVLDVLVRLVRGGEGLSASALHLLAGESSTTLIKNVVELGKTASALNPDEVRVLGQAVSAGVTEGAKYVAEFNARNRGIGLPELLSLLRDRDVQLALGAVFGVLKGAGRALREAGEE
- a CDS encoding helix-turn-helix transcriptional regulator, coding for MSLAAAPFTSLPTPLPAPERTKTRLLELIKRHGPQTAQDLAYKLEVSVPAARRHLCDLQDGGLIESRTERPGGRGRPQHVFALTDQGEASFPKTYSGLCVDVLRHVQQLFGQGAVMQVFDARSAEIAARLQAEVPLSAPLPVRVQAFVRVLCEMGFDAVLEQDGDTWLVSKRNCPNLTVARQFQELCVSELTMYQTLLGVPMTRETRIACGQSTCLYRIGP
- a CDS encoding alpha/beta hydrolase; this encodes MTANAAANPAPIPNAIDIPATGETRAALVIYPGAAVAPEAYRWLGDALASRGIRTVIVRFPLNLAVLEPNRASGVIQALGLPAGRVFLAGHSLGGAMAAQFLAGQGAGQVAGLILLGAYPAGNISLRGQALAVLNLAAQNDGLSTLPEVQSSLPRLPESTRLVVLPGAVHADFGRYGEQRGDGQRSTAREVTEAAIVGEVAGFIEGAAR
- a CDS encoding formate dehydrogenase accessory sulfurtransferase FdhD: MSGPALTDWPATVYSGSGAGEKSETLAVEEPLEVRLHTPSGPVTLGILMRTPGADAELVRGWLLAEGLWLGTPQLEPDPENPNVMGLHTPEHERLAAGARLGVSSSACGVCGTGSIERLAVRAALPVWTGGPLSAAFLAGLPGRLQTLQPGFAASGGLHAAGLFGPDGACLCAYEDIGRHNATDKVIGWALERGLLPLSYQIAMIRENHPSGASGKKDGLAAFAEHPVPLRMFGNQSKSVSDSILVVSSRAGFEIVQKAVMGGVAVVVTVGAATSLAAETASTFGLTLCGWARADRLTVYSGAERVRP
- a CDS encoding bifunctional 3-deoxy-7-phosphoheptulonate synthase/chorismate mutase; translation: MTQPHRSIEDLRAEVDQINRDLLVLLSRRGEVVAQIGHAKTQEGRPHHYDPAREDKQLKEMEALNPGPFTGAAVKAIFKEIFKASLDLEESNDKKQLLVSRKVKRDDTVLEIDGVQIGGSAPPTIIAGPCSIESEEQMDQTAAFLAGKGVKILRGGAYKPRTSPYGFQGMGVDGLIIGGRAARDNGMLFITEVMDTRDVEVVAEHADILQVGARNMHNFALLREVGRSRRPVLLKRGLSATIEEWLYAAEYILSEGNNEVILCERGIRTFEKWTRNTLDLSAVALAKQETHLPVIVDVTHAAGRRDLLIPLAKAALAVGADGIHIEVHPSPATALSDNEQQLDFAGFDGFMDALAGMLKLPVSV
- a CDS encoding threonine aldolase family protein; this encodes MPPAPLIADLRSDTVTTPTPQMRAAMAAAAVGDDVYGEDPTVNALQQEVARLTGHEAGLFMPSGTMTNQVAIALHTQRGHEVICAEGSHIYEWELGMMAAFSGVVPRFVHAPLGIPDPEGVRAAVRRSIHQSPSGLISLENTHNKAGGTVIPLEVLAGIRAVADQEGLPLHLDGARVFNAAAALDVPLSDITGQFDTVSVCLSKGLGAPVGSVLVGSKAQMAQAHRYRKMMGGGMRQAGILAAAALVALQDGPALLKEDHRRARQLAEALAGAGFAVNLAAVQTNIIYATLPDAAAHAARWAAAGVHANALGPDSVRFVLHHQVTDEALERAIGVLTGAVVQA
- a CDS encoding Mrp/NBP35 family ATP-binding protein; this translates as MRDPALDAVMEALKTVNDPELHRDLVSLGMIERAEVSGGVAAVKVNLTTPACPLKGKIEGDVREAVMAVPGITDVVVTFGAMVRAPSQPALPGVKHVLLVGSGKGGVGKSSVAVNIAAALARDGAKVGLLDADVYGPSVAHMMGQGAAKVTANAERKMQPIEAHGVRFISMANLSPAGQALVWRGPMLHSAVQQFLKDAAWGDLDYLIVDLPPGTGDVQLSLTQTVQVTGAVIVTTPQDVALIDAARAIDMFRKASVPVLGIVENMSYFVAPDTGLTYDLFGRGGSRKLGAEHLLLGEVPIDMEVRKDSDAGVPAVLAHPDSVASAALTQIARNLAGQVSVRSMAQSLQQSLADLPDQLTVV